The proteins below come from a single Pedobacter aquae genomic window:
- a CDS encoding RagB/SusD family nutrient uptake outer membrane protein: MKKIYMPYLLILISISFCACQEFLEAKPDRALATPSTLKDIEAILNNNQMNTLYPIAGDIMADDYYLEDNIWNALTDVVARDSYVWATTTYHDFDWQNAYNLIFRANVALDQLEQVTADDASKQTLRGTALFLRSYNFYQLLQIFTLPYRQETAAQELGIPLKLSSDINETIRRSTLEESYQRVITDLKVAASLLPATRAFKTQPSKAAAYAQLARTYLVMADDENAVRYADSALALQSQLIDYNSLNATAANPFPLFNAEVIFQAFNTGRGGVFQQTRARVDSTLYRSYSTNDLRRSLFFTRNSNGSFAFKGDYSGRNTGNLFAGIATDELYLIKAECQIRANRVAEGLATLNSLMLRRFRTNTFVPFTASNRLEALKLVLLERRKQLLFRSNSRWADIRRLGGEPDLAITLRRRIAGSIIELTTGDLRFANLIPQNTIVLSGIEQNRR, translated from the coding sequence ATGAAAAAAATATATATGCCTTACCTGCTCATCCTCATAAGTATTTCCTTTTGCGCTTGTCAGGAATTTTTGGAAGCCAAGCCAGACCGGGCTTTAGCCACACCTAGTACTTTAAAAGATATAGAAGCCATCCTCAATAACAATCAAATGAATACGCTTTATCCCATAGCAGGGGATATTATGGCAGATGATTATTATTTGGAAGATAATATCTGGAATGCATTAACAGATGTAGTGGCAAGAGATAGCTATGTATGGGCTACTACAACCTACCATGATTTTGATTGGCAAAATGCTTATAACTTAATCTTTAGAGCCAATGTAGCTTTAGACCAGCTAGAGCAAGTAACAGCCGATGATGCAAGTAAACAGACCTTAAGAGGTACAGCTTTGTTCTTGAGAAGCTATAATTTTTATCAACTATTACAAATCTTCACTTTACCGTACAGACAAGAAACGGCAGCACAAGAGCTGGGTATTCCGCTAAAGCTATCAAGTGATATCAATGAAACTATCAGACGTTCTACCTTAGAAGAATCATATCAAAGAGTAATTACAGACTTAAAAGTAGCAGCCAGTTTATTACCTGCAACCAGAGCTTTTAAAACGCAACCTTCAAAGGCAGCCGCTTATGCACAGCTTGCAAGAACCTATTTGGTGATGGCAGATGATGAAAATGCAGTACGCTATGCAGATTCTGCTTTGGCGCTTCAATCGCAATTGATAGACTATAATAGCTTAAATGCTACAGCAGCAAATCCTTTCCCTTTGTTTAATGCAGAAGTGATTTTCCAAGCCTTTAATACCGGTAGAGGTGGTGTTTTTCAGCAAACAAGGGCAAGAGTAGATTCTACCTTATACCGTTCGTATAGCACCAATGATTTAAGAAGAAGCTTGTTTTTTACACGTAATAGCAATGGTAGCTTTGCTTTTAAGGGAGATTATTCTGGAAGGAATACAGGTAATTTATTTGCCGGAATCGCCACAGATGAGCTTTATCTGATTAAGGCAGAATGCCAGATAAGAGCAAATAGGGTAGCTGAAGGTTTGGCAACCCTTAATAGTTTAATGTTGCGAAGATTTAGGACTAACACCTTTGTGCCCTTTACGGCAAGCAATAGACTAGAAGCGTTGAAATTAGTTTTACTAGAAAGAAGAAAGCAACTGCTGTTTAGGTCAAACAGTCGTTGGGCTGATATAAGAAGATTGGGTGGCGAACCAGATTTGGCCATAACCTTAAGACGTAGGATAGCAGGTTCTATCATTGAACTGACCACAGGAGACTTGCGCTTTGCCAATTTAATCCCTCAAAATACCATAGTGTTGAGTGGGATTGAACAAAACAGGCGTTAG
- a CDS encoding LytTR family DNA-binding domain-containing protein has product MKSLINLWDQKDGKYLSLGVRLLLALLVSHYLVVVPQTKSFWQIMQQDNYYWAMLFSTFIAAALLQWVHVTTKYLDSRLSWEDNLWKRGGYQILFGVLFVLLLDYLFIRFYFWYFDSDFDASGYMLVEFQIVTIQVLLLNLIYICRHYYLAYHVKKAQSSEEIDVRVSLGDRVLYIKAIEILAIIKRGNVGTIYTTNKTVYNTTESLEQHLKKLPAQDFMRVNRSEIYSRWALKGYHRKQDYSYHLQIKFMPYEPVKCKVSRTKVSSFLNWFHQEEK; this is encoded by the coding sequence ATGAAATCATTAATTAATCTTTGGGATCAGAAAGACGGAAAATACTTGTCTTTAGGTGTACGCTTACTATTAGCCTTGTTGGTATCTCATTATTTGGTGGTAGTACCACAGACTAAATCTTTTTGGCAAATTATGCAACAAGACAATTACTATTGGGCAATGCTGTTTAGTACCTTTATAGCAGCTGCACTTTTACAATGGGTACATGTCACTACTAAATATCTGGATAGTCGCTTAAGCTGGGAAGATAATTTATGGAAAAGAGGTGGCTATCAAATACTTTTCGGAGTGTTGTTTGTGCTATTGCTTGATTATCTATTTATCAGATTTTACTTCTGGTATTTTGATAGTGATTTTGATGCCAGTGGTTATATGCTGGTAGAATTTCAAATTGTTACCATTCAGGTCTTACTGTTAAATTTGATATATATATGCAGACATTATTATTTGGCCTATCATGTTAAAAAAGCACAAAGTAGTGAAGAAATAGATGTGAGGGTAAGTTTAGGAGACCGCGTATTGTATATCAAAGCCATTGAAATACTAGCGATTATTAAAAGAGGAAATGTAGGTACTATCTACACAACCAACAAAACCGTCTATAACACAACAGAATCTTTAGAGCAGCATTTAAAAAAACTACCTGCTCAAGACTTTATGCGAGTAAACCGTTCAGAAATCTATTCAAGATGGGCTTTAAAAGGCTACCACCGTAAGCAAGATTATAGCTATCATCTTCAAATAAAATTCATGCCTTATGAGCCTGTCAAGTGCAAGGTAAGTCGCACTAAAGTAAGCAGTTTTCTGAATTGGTTTCATCAAGAAGAGAAATAA
- a CDS encoding helix-turn-helix domain-containing protein, translating into MTKFFKLINILLNVETLLQQILTTLNKQQELEQEEEWMDAYEVRDFFKIHRSTLYRWQCEKIIEPSRMGRKNMYRKSHIQRILEQSHRDT; encoded by the coding sequence ATGACAAAATTTTTTAAACTCATTAACATACTGTTAAATGTAGAAACGTTACTCCAACAAATACTTACTACTTTAAATAAACAACAGGAATTAGAACAAGAAGAAGAATGGATGGATGCTTATGAAGTAAGAGACTTTTTTAAAATTCATCGGAGTACTCTTTACCGTTGGCAGTGTGAAAAAATTATAGAGCCTAGCAGGATGGGCAGAAAAAATATGTACAGAAAATCCCATATCCAAAGAATTTTAGAACAAAGCCACAGAGATACCTGA
- a CDS encoding DUF6266 family protein yields MAFIKSDSFYAGLSGKVGDLIFCKGTKGTIVRRASQNKSNHHPTPGQEECRSRFVMANKFLLTAAHVLKMGAIENEEIEVQKRNRSAIRKSIVGGVYPHLFIDFSKLILTKGKMSLPDKLNIKLKEHKLEISWNSRKVNTQSELIIACYSAIQNCWITQLIKFRKDEQSHHFTIPNSLHEGFECYAFVRAINRQAVSNSKYFGGFQCIV; encoded by the coding sequence ATGGCATTCATAAAATCAGACAGCTTCTATGCAGGTCTTTCAGGGAAAGTAGGCGACCTTATATTCTGTAAGGGTACAAAAGGCACCATCGTAAGAAGAGCTTCACAAAATAAATCTAATCATCATCCAACACCAGGGCAAGAAGAATGTAGAAGCCGTTTTGTAATGGCCAATAAATTTCTACTCACAGCAGCTCATGTCCTTAAAATGGGAGCTATAGAAAATGAAGAAATTGAAGTCCAAAAAAGGAATCGTTCTGCAATTAGAAAAAGTATTGTAGGTGGGGTTTATCCTCATTTATTTATTGATTTTTCTAAACTCATTCTCACTAAAGGTAAGATGAGTTTACCTGATAAGCTCAACATAAAACTGAAAGAGCATAAGCTCGAAATCAGTTGGAATAGCAGAAAAGTTAACACGCAAAGTGAGCTCATTATTGCTTGCTACAGCGCCATTCAAAACTGCTGGATAACACAGCTTATAAAATTCAGAAAAGATGAACAAAGTCATCATTTTACAATTCCAAATAGCCTCCATGAAGGTTTCGAATGTTACGCCTTTGTAAGAGCTATAAACAGACAAGCGGTATCCAACAGTAAGTACTTCGGAGGTTTCCAATGCATAGTATAA
- a CDS encoding CHAP domain-containing protein: MAKNHHLFKFLFVFTLWLYLHTHSHSVKAGTLSANRTKLKHIYSQEIGTREKSNRNDGSQVESYLKYTGHNKGAPWCSAFVSWCLGQAAINNPRTAWSPALLPAKRIIWKNTWQKEKTQPQAGDVFGIWYASKKRIAHCGFIDAWGESIVITVEGNTNEAGSREGDGVYRKRRLKRTLYAVADWITERKEGI, encoded by the coding sequence ATGGCAAAAAATCATCATCTATTTAAGTTTCTATTTGTTTTTACTCTATGGCTTTATCTTCACACTCATAGCCATTCTGTAAAAGCAGGAACATTATCAGCAAACAGAACAAAGTTAAAACACATCTACAGCCAAGAAATAGGCACAAGAGAAAAAAGCAACCGTAACGACGGTAGTCAAGTAGAAAGCTATCTCAAATATACGGGTCATAACAAAGGCGCTCCTTGGTGTTCCGCCTTTGTGAGCTGGTGCTTAGGCCAAGCAGCTATCAACAATCCACGTACCGCATGGAGTCCGGCTTTATTACCAGCAAAGCGTATCATTTGGAAAAATACTTGGCAGAAAGAAAAGACACAGCCACAGGCAGGAGATGTCTTTGGCATCTGGTATGCCTCTAAAAAACGTATTGCCCATTGTGGTTTTATAGATGCATGGGGCGAAAGCATCGTCATCACCGTTGAAGGCAATACCAATGAAGCCGGAAGTAGAGAAGGGGATGGAGTTTACCGCAAGCGAAGGCTTAAACGTACTTTATATGCTGTGGCAGATTGGATTACAGAAAGGAAGGAAGGCATATGA
- a CDS encoding polysaccharide biosynthesis tyrosine autokinase gives MSTPSSITNLKQEIDYTKFARILLSRWYWLAATTLLALLIAYIYLWYTPRLYSTTAYIKFEDKQPDLTAAVSLNNYSRSYTNKIATESWTFRSQQILHKAVDYIDWQVSYYLEGRVRSTDLYPKKPFEIKILKQDQEFYNKPVLISGHAKGFKIEYQLHEKNISINAAFGKPISIPGVIFFITANPVFQTSAQYAFKFNYKQEFFERMGCGFSIAEAAKFSSVAQVSKTDPNPYFAADALNAIIRVYREKDLEDKTESAKQIIDFIDKQLDNLSLTVKSSGEKLKDFKQANNFLDLSSSAQSTLSKVTQMETMNRTYDLQLLLLRQLQQQLRKNDQTISLNFNLDGAVDPLLENLIVQWNELIQERLTLLSTYKEQSKLVQEVNEKLSILRESANQNMQANILRIIKQKEFNQRELKKASTGLNNLPTQERQLFGLQRDYNINEKIFSYLSEKKLEAQIGKAAVLASAKVIDPARPNTFPISPQPASVWRMAIIIGLASGIGLIFIARLLNPYIYDKDTIESLTKTPILGMIRHFPEKIDAENSQILSIAKPKSLFAESVRSVRTNLSFVASEKSSKVICVTSEIAGEGKSFVSINLASSLALIDKKVIFIAADLRRSKVHRTFNIKSKLGLSSYLSHQSELSAIIQSSGQENLDLIISGQVPPNPAELMYSPRLPELIHELKQRYDYILFDTAPIGLVSDALPLIRISDINLFVIRTGKSKISAAYIPQRIANEYQLHNTFIILNDYRMEGLYGSYYSTRYSDNYYGYYYADNNHHGAGYYTDDRPQPWWKKVLKWKG, from the coding sequence ATGTCTACGCCAAGCTCCATTACTAATCTCAAGCAAGAAATAGATTATACAAAGTTTGCCCGTATCCTACTCAGTAGATGGTACTGGCTGGCAGCTACCACCCTATTGGCTCTATTAATCGCCTATATTTACCTTTGGTATACTCCTAGATTATACAGCACTACCGCTTATATCAAATTTGAGGATAAACAACCCGACTTAACTGCTGCCGTAAGCCTTAACAATTATAGCCGTAGCTATACCAATAAAATTGCTACAGAAAGTTGGACTTTTAGAAGCCAGCAAATTTTACATAAAGCGGTAGATTATATTGACTGGCAAGTGAGCTATTATCTAGAAGGTAGGGTAAGGTCTACCGATTTATATCCTAAAAAACCTTTTGAGATTAAGATTTTAAAACAAGATCAAGAATTTTATAATAAACCTGTACTCATCAGTGGACATGCTAAAGGCTTTAAAATCGAATATCAGCTCCATGAAAAGAATATTAGCATAAATGCAGCGTTTGGGAAACCTATCAGTATTCCTGGTGTGATTTTTTTTATTACTGCCAACCCTGTATTTCAAACGAGTGCGCAATATGCTTTCAAATTTAATTATAAACAGGAGTTTTTCGAAAGAATGGGTTGTGGATTTTCTATCGCTGAAGCCGCTAAATTTTCTTCGGTGGCACAGGTGAGCAAAACAGATCCTAATCCATATTTTGCTGCCGATGCACTTAATGCAATCATTAGGGTGTATCGTGAGAAAGATTTGGAAGACAAAACAGAATCTGCCAAGCAAATCATAGATTTTATTGATAAACAACTGGATAATCTTTCTTTAACAGTTAAAAGTTCTGGCGAGAAACTGAAAGACTTTAAACAGGCTAATAATTTTCTGGACCTCAGTTCTTCTGCACAAAGTACCTTGAGTAAGGTAACACAAATGGAAACCATGAATCGTACATACGATTTGCAACTTTTATTATTACGACAATTACAGCAACAATTAAGAAAAAACGATCAAACCATTAGTCTGAATTTTAATCTGGATGGTGCAGTAGATCCTTTATTAGAAAATTTAATTGTACAGTGGAATGAGCTCATTCAAGAAAGATTGACTTTACTAAGCACCTATAAAGAGCAAAGCAAACTGGTACAGGAAGTAAACGAGAAGCTGAGTATTCTACGGGAATCTGCTAACCAGAATATGCAAGCCAATATCCTACGCATCATTAAACAAAAAGAGTTTAACCAAAGAGAACTGAAAAAAGCTTCTACGGGATTAAACAATTTACCTACTCAGGAAAGACAACTATTTGGTTTACAGCGTGATTATAATATTAATGAAAAAATATTTAGCTACCTTTCTGAAAAAAAACTTGAAGCTCAGATTGGTAAAGCTGCTGTTTTAGCAAGTGCAAAGGTTATTGACCCAGCTCGTCCGAATACGTTTCCTATTTCTCCTCAACCTGCTTCGGTATGGCGTATGGCAATTATCATCGGCCTAGCCAGTGGTATTGGGCTCATTTTTATTGCCCGTTTACTCAACCCTTACATTTATGATAAAGATACTATAGAAAGCCTAACTAAAACCCCTATATTAGGTATGATCAGACATTTTCCAGAAAAAATTGATGCAGAAAATAGTCAGATTTTATCTATTGCCAAACCTAAATCTCTTTTTGCAGAATCGGTACGTTCTGTCAGAACCAACCTGAGCTTTGTTGCCAGTGAAAAAAGTAGTAAGGTCATTTGTGTTACTTCTGAAATTGCCGGCGAAGGTAAATCTTTTGTATCCATCAATCTGGCAAGCTCGCTGGCGCTTATTGATAAAAAAGTAATTTTTATTGCAGCTGATTTAAGACGCTCGAAGGTACACCGTACTTTCAATATTAAAAGTAAACTTGGCTTGAGCAGTTATCTTTCACATCAAAGTGAATTATCAGCTATCATACAGTCCAGCGGACAGGAAAACTTGGATTTAATTATTTCGGGTCAAGTCCCTCCTAATCCAGCTGAATTGATGTATAGTCCACGCTTGCCAGAGCTTATCCATGAACTTAAGCAACGATACGATTATATTTTATTTGATACCGCTCCTATCGGACTGGTTTCAGATGCTTTACCCTTAATCAGAATTAGTGACATCAATTTATTTGTAATCAGAACGGGTAAATCAAAAATATCAGCAGCCTATATTCCCCAACGTATTGCTAATGAGTATCAACTTCATAATACATTCATTATCCTAAACGACTATCGAATGGAGGGTTTATATGGAAGTTATTACAGTACCCGCTATTCTGACAACTATTATGGTTATTATTATGCAGATAATAATCATCATGGTGCTGGTTATTATACAGATGATAGACCACAGCCATGGTGGAAGAAGGTTTTAAAATGGAAAGGATAG
- a CDS encoding polysaccharide biosynthesis/export family protein, with product MQEGSDSLYSREQVIQPGDQLLIRNLQNEALISGIGGQNNLQQMNAQSNTGYRVETDGMVLLPVIGKVKLAGMSRLTAQEHLNQLYRTQLLQNPIITLIISNLQVTFLGEFGRQGNYFLNKDQIHLAQMLGEAGGLNNRANKRRLKIIRGNLNQPEVFIVNLEDINSLSDRRLMLRNNDIVYAEPRPAFQFLDRINPSTSFLGLGLSVLNVYLLISNLSR from the coding sequence ATGCAGGAAGGTAGTGATAGCCTCTATAGCCGCGAACAAGTGATACAGCCAGGCGATCAATTATTGATCAGAAACCTACAGAATGAAGCCCTTATTTCAGGTATAGGCGGCCAAAACAATCTACAACAAATGAACGCACAAAGTAATACTGGCTACAGAGTTGAGACTGATGGTATGGTATTATTACCCGTGATAGGTAAAGTGAAATTAGCTGGTATGAGCCGACTAACCGCTCAGGAACATCTCAATCAACTTTATCGTACACAGCTATTGCAAAACCCTATTATAACTTTAATTATCAGCAATTTACAGGTAACTTTTTTGGGAGAATTTGGCAGGCAAGGAAACTATTTCCTCAATAAGGACCAGATTCATTTGGCCCAAATGCTGGGTGAAGCCGGTGGTTTGAATAACAGAGCCAATAAAAGAAGACTGAAAATTATTAGAGGAAACCTGAATCAGCCTGAGGTCTTCATTGTGAACCTAGAAGATATCAATAGCCTTTCAGACCGCAGACTGATGTTAAGAAATAATGATATTGTTTATGCAGAACCCCGACCAGCTTTTCAGTTTCTGGATCGAATAAATCCGTCTACCTCATTTTTAGGCTTAGGTCTGAGTGTACTTAATGTTTACCTTTTAATATCTAATTTAAGTCGCTGA
- a CDS encoding T9SS type A sorting domain-containing protein — MVVINSGINLTVANNTAINDFLVSGTLVNAGNIITNGRLTFANGGVYEHAYTTSSGSVPTATWENGSDCRITGITTSTSAVLFPDNNPSFYNFIWNCSNQDINSLPALPFNFSVRNNFEIVSTGASILRTTATTTSRTFFVKNYIQTGGVVDMSFNGSLSNVGTVFNISGNFIFTGGIIRKSSTNINNRGRFVFNGNATQIFQKEVSAQLNNEIDFVINVNTIIDFGTSVLNGTSGNFNLNNGATLITAHPDGITSSGATGIIQNTGSRSFSTGANYTYNGNVPQQAGTGLPATVNNLTINNAAGVTMRSGALAVNGNLAIQNGFLDMRTNALTVAAINGFIGTGTLRTQNTSANPISAGKTWSGTVEFNAGTSQTIVSGTFNNLTASTGGTKTISGAANVSNTLTVNSPAVLNANGNLTLLATATNNANLAALSGSADIIGNVNVQSFISGAANAGFRGTRSMSSPVNDAAIIGARTFEQLKNYMIVTGSGGVANGFDAVPNGVSNSTILFTYNNILSSPFVPITNITTPLASGSGFMYFFMGNRNNKDSNPGKLIPPFVSPENVTLTYTGPVNKGNIDIPINYNASKTSMQGAFIAGNPYPATIDWNAVQASSANIGSTITVVVGGKPNATYNAALGLGTNGGSRYIQPGQGFYVYAGVGGGILRFRETHKNISEAPARLLATKERYFLQSATGGGTGSFSRTSSDNTNTRALRMALESGQMVEETLVAFGEGFNAIADEQDSRYITGYDVNLATLSADKKPLAINLLPEGQTELALSVNSRASGNMKLRFTDLPNISGMQMMLKDHYLNVTVPISDVNSAYEFAIQKNIAASFGDQRFTLAFAPITTLPLTFVDFKVNKVQQTAELSWSTADEVYNDFFEVERSTDGKTFLVVKRVEPQPSTGAFNNYKSVDDKPFRGVNYYRIKQTDKDGTHSFSKLQSIDFSDLRATTTDAAIQIYPNPTENYLFLSTIKKDSQAVNLRIIDMNGVVKKSFVFKTEDEIKLNVEDLDSGLYMVEMLNTSSEERIGTAKFIKK, encoded by the coding sequence GTGGTGGTTATAAACTCTGGTATTAATCTTACTGTAGCCAATAATACTGCTATTAATGACTTTTTAGTTTCTGGTACTTTGGTGAATGCTGGAAACATTATAACCAATGGACGTCTAACATTTGCTAACGGAGGTGTTTATGAACATGCTTACACGACTAGCTCCGGTTCTGTTCCTACAGCCACATGGGAAAATGGTTCGGATTGTAGAATTACTGGAATTACAACATCAACCTCAGCGGTTTTATTTCCAGACAATAATCCTAGCTTTTATAATTTTATTTGGAATTGTTCTAATCAAGATATAAATTCTTTACCTGCTTTGCCATTTAATTTCAGCGTAAGAAATAATTTTGAAATTGTAAGTACTGGAGCTAGTATTCTCCGTACAACAGCAACCACAACTTCTAGAACATTCTTTGTGAAGAATTATATTCAAACCGGAGGGGTAGTTGACATGAGCTTTAATGGCTCTTTAAGTAATGTTGGTACTGTTTTTAATATTTCTGGTAATTTTATTTTTACTGGCGGTATTATTAGAAAATCTAGTACTAATATCAATAATAGAGGGAGGTTTGTATTTAATGGTAATGCTACTCAGATTTTTCAAAAAGAAGTTTCAGCACAACTTAATAACGAGATAGATTTTGTTATTAATGTAAATACTATAATAGATTTTGGAACTTCTGTTTTAAATGGCACAAGTGGTAATTTTAACCTTAATAATGGTGCTACTTTAATTACGGCACATCCAGATGGTATAACCTCAAGCGGAGCTACTGGTATTATACAAAATACTGGTTCAAGAAGTTTCAGTACAGGAGCAAACTATACCTATAATGGTAATGTGCCTCAACAAGCCGGTACGGGTTTGCCCGCAACGGTTAACAATTTAACCATTAATAATGCTGCTGGTGTTACCATGCGTTCTGGCGCTTTAGCTGTAAACGGTAATTTAGCTATACAAAATGGTTTTCTAGATATGCGAACCAATGCTTTAACTGTAGCTGCTATCAATGGTTTTATAGGTACAGGTACTTTAAGAACACAAAATACTTCTGCAAATCCTATATCGGCAGGGAAAACATGGTCAGGTACGGTCGAGTTTAATGCTGGTACAAGCCAAACCATTGTATCTGGTACTTTTAATAACCTAACCGCTAGTACTGGTGGTACAAAAACAATTTCTGGTGCAGCAAATGTAAGCAACACCTTAACAGTAAATTCTCCTGCTGTGCTTAATGCGAATGGTAATTTAACTTTATTGGCTACAGCAACGAACAATGCAAATCTGGCAGCATTAAGCGGAAGTGCTGATATTATTGGAAATGTGAATGTTCAGTCTTTTATAAGTGGAGCGGCTAATGCCGGTTTCAGAGGTACGAGATCTATGTCTTCTCCAGTAAATGATGCAGCCATAATCGGAGCAAGAACCTTTGAGCAGCTGAAAAATTATATGATTGTAACAGGAAGTGGCGGAGTAGCTAATGGCTTCGATGCCGTACCTAATGGAGTAAGCAACTCAACCATTCTTTTTACCTACAATAATATTCTGAGTAGCCCTTTTGTGCCTATAACTAATATTACTACACCTTTAGCAAGCGGTAGTGGTTTTATGTATTTTTTTATGGGTAACAGGAATAATAAAGATAGTAATCCGGGGAAATTAATTCCTCCATTTGTTAGCCCTGAAAACGTTACCTTAACTTATACTGGTCCTGTTAATAAAGGTAATATTGATATTCCTATCAATTATAATGCTTCTAAAACAAGTATGCAAGGTGCATTTATTGCGGGTAATCCATATCCGGCTACCATAGATTGGAACGCGGTACAAGCATCATCAGCGAATATTGGTTCTACCATCACAGTAGTGGTGGGAGGCAAGCCTAATGCTACATATAATGCTGCGCTAGGACTAGGTACTAATGGTGGATCAAGATATATCCAACCAGGACAAGGTTTTTATGTTTATGCTGGAGTTGGTGGTGGGATACTTCGTTTTCGCGAGACACACAAAAATATAAGTGAAGCTCCAGCCAGATTACTAGCTACCAAAGAAAGATACTTTCTACAAAGTGCTACAGGTGGAGGTACAGGTTCTTTTAGCCGCACCAGTTCGGATAATACAAATACTAGAGCCCTCAGAATGGCTTTGGAAAGTGGGCAGATGGTTGAAGAAACCTTAGTAGCTTTCGGAGAAGGCTTTAATGCAATTGCAGACGAGCAGGATTCAAGATATATAACAGGTTATGATGTTAATTTAGCTACCTTATCTGCTGACAAAAAGCCATTAGCTATCAATCTCTTACCAGAAGGACAAACTGAATTGGCGCTATCTGTAAACAGTAGAGCAAGTGGAAATATGAAATTGAGATTTACTGATTTACCAAATATAAGCGGTATGCAAATGATGTTGAAGGATCATTATCTTAACGTGACAGTTCCGATATCGGATGTTAATAGCGCTTATGAGTTTGCGATACAAAAAAATATAGCAGCTAGTTTTGGAGACCAGCGTTTTACATTAGCCTTTGCTCCTATAACTACTTTACCTTTAACCTTTGTTGATTTTAAAGTTAACAAGGTGCAACAAACGGCAGAGCTGAGCTGGTCTACAGCAGATGAAGTATATAACGATTTTTTTGAGGTAGAACGTTCTACAGATGGTAAAACATTTTTAGTGGTGAAAAGGGTGGAACCGCAGCCATCTACCGGAGCCTTCAATAATTATAAATCAGTAGATGATAAGCCTTTCAGGGGAGTTAATTATTACAGAATTAAGCAAACGGATAAAGATGGCACTCATAGCTTCTCTAAATTACAAAGCATTGATTTTTCTGATTTGAGAGCTACTACAACAGATGCTGCAATACAAATTTATCCTAACCCTACTGAAAATTATCTTTTTTTATCAACAATCAAGAAAGATAGTCAAGCGGTTAACCTCCGAATCATAGACATGAATGGAGTGGTGAAAAAATCTTTTGTTTTCAAAACAGAGGATGAAATAAAATTAAATGTAGAAGATTTAGATAGTGGATTGTATATGGTTGAGATGCTTAACACCTCATCTGAGGAGAGGATAGGCACAGCTAAATTTATCAAAAAGTAA
- a CDS encoding PID-CTERM protein-sorting domain-containing protein produces the protein MILKYPFIIKLIFFIFFFCSIQWVQAQIPCDPETDPFCNPEGNPEDPFEPVPIDGGVSALLVGGILLGARAYRNRKTKEEESSVV, from the coding sequence ATGATTTTAAAGTATCCATTTATTATAAAGCTGATATTTTTTATATTTTTCTTCTGTTCTATACAATGGGTACAAGCTCAAATTCCTTGTGATCCCGAAACAGATCCCTTTTGTAATCCAGAGGGTAATCCTGAAGATCCTTTTGAACCTGTCCCTATAGACGGAGGGGTTTCAGCCCTGCTTGTTGGAGGTATTCTTTTAGGAGCAAGAGCATATCGCAACAGAAAAACCAAAGAAGAAGAGTCTTCAGTTGTTTAA